The DNA window TCATCATTTCATCCTGCTATGAGTCATGCTTACTGATTGACATGCCTCGAAATCCAGTGGCATAAGTCATCCCAATTCAGCGGCTGTTTTACCATTAGGAATAGCAGACTAATCCTATTCCATGGCCAACACCATTGGCTAGAGATCCTGATAAATCCATCTAAGCCCCTTTGCCAAGCCGACCGGGAAGGTGGAGTAATGGTCGGTCCCGTCAATGACCTCGTCAATGAGCTGTAGTCCTTGATAATGCCTTGAGCGCAGACGTTGCAAAAATCTCTGATGACCATCCACCATATCGTTTCGTGAGCCGAATTCGGGGATTTCCATAGCCCCGGTCGCAATAAATACCTTTGCATTTATTGAGTTATGTTGGCTGAAATACTTTTCTTCCATCGCAAAAATCAAGTCATCCTTAAACCACAACGACGGGCTGGTTAATACATAAGCGGAGAAAAGTTCCGGTTTTGTCAGCAGCACCCAGGCACCAAAAGATCCCCCCAAAGATTGCCCGGACAATATTCGCTTATTGACATTGATACGGTATTTGTTTTCCACAAAGGTGAAAACCTCTTGCTCAATAAACTTCAAGTATTCCGGCGCCCCACCGGTTTCATACTTTACCCAACTCTTATCCTTTTCAGGTGTCAGATCCCGGACCCGGCTGAATTGTCCATCATCACCATCAGCAAAAGATATTCCGACAACTATGGCTTTATCCATAGCAGTAAAATGTGTCACGCCCGCCGCGACCTTGAAGG is part of the Shewanella cyperi genome and encodes:
- a CDS encoding alpha/beta hydrolase, which codes for MNKILLLIFIVLISVLTPAVYATGTFEIKNSEIHTIDSKVLGRKYDLYIKLPNDYFDKANESKRYPVLYLNDGPYTFKVAAGVTHFTAMDKAIVVGISFADGDDGQFSRVRDLTPEKDKSWVKYETGGAPEYLKFIEQEVFTFVENKYRINVNKRILSGQSLGGSFGAWVLLTKPELFSAYVLTSPSLWFKDDLIFAMEEKYFSQHNSINAKVFIATGAMEIPEFGSRNDMVDGHQRFLQRLRSRHYQGLQLIDEVIDGTDHYSTFPVGLAKGLRWIYQDL